A window of the Candidatus Tisiphia endosymbiont of Dascillus cervinus genome harbors these coding sequences:
- the rho gene encoding transcription termination factor Rho — protein MTQNTVTNNKESPDIYYNNTKYDNPNKDGIVIINLKQLKRKSPEELQIQAENLNIENSSALLKQELVFAILKKSVEQGDLISGEGVLEILPDGFGFLRSLEVNYLAGPDDIYISPSQIRRFGLRTGDTVEGQIRAPKPGERYFALLKVNKVNFEDPSKAYHRVHFDNLTPLYPEEKLSLELEDNSKDFSTRIIELVAPMGKGQRALIVAPPRTGKTVLLQNIAHAITTNNPEVFLIVLLIDERPEEVTDMQRSVRGEVVSSTFDEPAIRHVQLAEMVIEKAKRLVEHKRDVVILVDAITRLARAYNTVVPSSGKVLTGGVDANALQRPKRFFGAARNIESGGSLTIIGTALIETGSRMDEVIFEEFKGTGNSEIVLDRKIADKRVYPAIDITKSGTRKEELLVDKAILTKMWILRRIINPMGTIDAAEFLIDKLKNTKTNTEFFDSMNS, from the coding sequence ATGACCCAAAATACAGTTACTAACAATAAGGAATCACCTGATATTTATTATAATAATACTAAGTATGATAATCCTAATAAAGATGGTATTGTTATCATCAATCTTAAACAATTAAAACGTAAGTCACCTGAAGAATTGCAAATACAAGCAGAAAATCTTAATATTGAAAATTCTAGTGCTTTGCTAAAACAAGAGCTAGTCTTTGCTATACTCAAGAAATCTGTTGAGCAGGGTGATTTGATTTCAGGAGAAGGCGTACTTGAAATTTTACCTGATGGGTTTGGCTTCCTTAGATCTCTAGAAGTAAATTACTTAGCCGGTCCTGATGATATTTATATTTCCCCAAGTCAGATTCGTCGTTTTGGACTACGTACAGGGGACACGGTAGAAGGGCAAATTAGAGCTCCAAAACCAGGAGAACGTTATTTTGCCTTGTTAAAAGTAAACAAAGTTAATTTTGAAGACCCTTCTAAGGCATATCATAGAGTACATTTCGATAATTTAACACCACTTTATCCTGAAGAAAAATTATCCCTAGAGCTAGAAGATAATAGTAAGGATTTTAGTACAAGAATAATTGAATTGGTTGCTCCTATGGGTAAAGGACAACGTGCGTTGATTGTTGCTCCACCAAGAACGGGAAAAACTGTTCTATTGCAAAATATAGCTCATGCTATTACCACCAATAACCCCGAAGTATTTTTAATTGTTTTGTTAATTGATGAACGCCCAGAAGAAGTTACTGATATGCAACGTTCAGTGCGTGGTGAAGTAGTTAGCTCAACTTTTGATGAACCCGCTATTAGACACGTTCAGCTTGCTGAAATGGTTATTGAGAAAGCTAAAAGGTTGGTCGAGCATAAAAGAGATGTAGTAATATTGGTTGACGCAATAACAAGACTTGCAAGAGCTTATAACACTGTTGTACCCTCGTCTGGTAAGGTTCTTACTGGGGGAGTTGATGCAAATGCTCTGCAACGTCCAAAAAGATTCTTTGGAGCGGCAAGAAATATTGAGAGTGGTGGTTCATTGACTATAATAGGAACTGCTTTAATTGAAACCGGTTCTCGTATGGACGAGGTAATCTTTGAAGAATTTAAAGGTACTGGTAATTCTGAAATAGTCCTCGATCGCAAAATAGCTGATAAGCGCGTTTACCCTGCGATTGATATTACTAAATCTGGTACACGTAAAGAGGAGCTATTGGTTGATAAAGCCATTTTAACCAAAATGTGGATTCTTCGTAGAATCATTAACCCAATGGGAACTATCGATGCAGCAGAATTTTTAATTGATAAACTTAAAAACACTAAAACTAATACAGAATTTTTTGATTCAATGAATTCATAA
- the mdh gene encoding malate dehydrogenase, protein MAKRTKIALIGGGKIGGTLAHLISLRELADIVMFDLSEGPSQGKTLDISQAGAITGSDIIAKGTNNYKDIEGSDAIIVTAGVPRSPGMSRDDLINVNTTVIKTVASNIKQYAPNAFVIVITNPLDAMVYVMLKESGLASNMVVGMAGVLDSSRFNFFLANEFNVSVENVSSFVLGGHGDSMVPLVRYSTINGIPVLDLVEMGWSTKERINAIIDRTKNGGGEIVSLLKNGSAYYAPATSAIEMLESYLKDKRKILSCAAYLQGEYGVKGMYVGVPVIIGKNGVEKIVEIKLNDEEQALFNKSVDGVRKLIESVKL, encoded by the coding sequence ATGGCTAAAAGAACAAAAATTGCTTTAATTGGTGGGGGAAAGATTGGCGGAACACTTGCACATTTGATCAGTCTTAGAGAACTTGCTGATATAGTTATGTTTGATTTATCTGAAGGTCCTTCGCAGGGTAAGACTTTAGATATATCACAAGCTGGAGCAATTACTGGATCAGATATAATTGCTAAAGGTACTAACAATTATAAAGACATAGAAGGTTCAGATGCTATAATTGTTACAGCTGGAGTACCACGTTCACCTGGAATGAGTCGGGATGATTTAATTAATGTTAATACTACTGTTATAAAAACTGTGGCTAGCAACATTAAGCAATATGCACCGAACGCTTTTGTCATTGTTATAACCAATCCACTTGACGCTATGGTTTACGTAATGTTAAAGGAAAGTGGACTAGCTAGCAATATGGTGGTTGGTATGGCTGGGGTGCTTGACTCATCAAGATTTAACTTTTTCTTAGCCAATGAATTTAATGTTTCTGTAGAAAATGTTAGTAGTTTTGTACTTGGAGGTCATGGTGACTCAATGGTTCCTTTGGTTAGATATTCAACAATTAACGGCATACCAGTTTTAGATTTAGTAGAAATGGGGTGGTCGACGAAAGAACGTATTAATGCGATAATAGATCGCACAAAAAATGGTGGTGGAGAAATTGTTTCACTACTTAAAAATGGTTCTGCCTATTACGCTCCAGCAACTTCTGCTATTGAAATGTTAGAGAGTTATCTAAAAGATAAACGTAAAATATTAAGTTGTGCTGCTTATCTTCAAGGGGAATATGGAGTAAAAGGTATGTATGTCGGAGTGCCAGTTATTATTGGTAAAAATGGTGTAGAAAAAATAGTGGAAATAAAACTAAATGATGAAGAACAAGCTCTATTTAATAAATCAGTAGATGGAGTTAGAAAATTAATTGAATCAGTTAAATTGTAA
- a CDS encoding peroxide stress protein YaaA, which translates to MLSIISPAKTQDFISEIPDLPCTQPHFLTKMQYLLQICKSLSQNQIKQVMNISSKLAELNYHRFQDFNNHPQKQAIFAYDGDVYDNIDRRSFSKEQWDFLQGHTLIISGLYGPLRVLDKIKPYRLEMSTKLPNLEKLSSFWQIDITNYLNQILATHQNKYLINLASNEYSSAINQNDLKYPIINIYFKEKRNNKLQIIAINSKKARGSMLNFIAENLIDVPEKLKQFSKQNYYYSETESSDKDWVFVKNE; encoded by the coding sequence ATGCTAAGTATAATTTCACCAGCTAAGACTCAAGATTTTATCTCGGAAATACCGGATTTACCATGTACGCAGCCGCATTTCCTTACTAAAATGCAGTATCTCTTACAGATATGTAAAAGCCTATCACAAAATCAGATCAAGCAGGTAATGAATATAAGTAGCAAACTGGCTGAGCTTAATTATCATAGATTTCAAGATTTCAATAACCATCCCCAAAAGCAAGCAATATTTGCCTATGATGGGGATGTTTATGATAATATTGATAGACGCAGTTTCTCTAAAGAGCAATGGGATTTCTTGCAAGGACACACGTTAATTATATCAGGTTTATATGGACCACTAAGAGTTTTAGATAAAATAAAACCCTATAGGCTAGAAATGTCAACAAAATTGCCAAATTTAGAAAAATTATCCAGTTTTTGGCAAATTGATATTACCAATTATCTAAATCAAATATTAGCAACTCACCAAAATAAATATCTAATCAACCTAGCCTCTAATGAATATTCCTCCGCCATAAATCAAAATGATCTTAAATATCCAATAATTAATATATATTTTAAAGAAAAAAGAAATAACAAATTACAAATAATAGCTATAAACTCCAAAAAAGCTAGGGGCAGCATGCTTAACTTTATTGCAGAAAATCTTATAGACGTACCTGAAAAATTAAAACAGTTCTCTAAACAAAACTATTATTATAGTGAAACTGAGTCTTCCGATAAAGATTGGGTATTTGTTAAAAATGAATAA